A genomic stretch from Serratia entomophila includes:
- a CDS encoding peroxiredoxin C, with the protein MVLVTRQAPDFTAAAVLGSGEIVENFNLKKHLNGKPAVLFFWPMDFTFVCPSELIAFDHRYEEFQKRGVEVVGVSFDSEFVHNAWRKTPVENGGIGEVKYAMVADIKREIQKAYGIEHPEAGVALRGSFLIDKDGVVRAQVVNDLPIGRNIDEMIRTVDALQFHEQHGEVCPAQWEKGKAGMGASPDGVAKYLSENASKL; encoded by the coding sequence ATGGTCCTGGTAACTCGTCAAGCCCCTGACTTCACTGCAGCTGCCGTACTGGGCAGCGGCGAAATCGTTGAAAACTTCAACCTGAAGAAGCACCTGAACGGCAAGCCAGCTGTCCTGTTCTTCTGGCCAATGGACTTCACCTTCGTGTGCCCTTCCGAGCTGATCGCTTTCGATCACCGCTATGAAGAGTTCCAGAAGCGTGGCGTTGAAGTGGTAGGCGTTTCATTCGACTCAGAATTCGTTCACAACGCATGGCGTAAAACCCCTGTCGAAAACGGCGGCATCGGTGAAGTGAAATACGCGATGGTTGCTGACATCAAGCGTGAAATTCAGAAAGCTTACGGCATCGAGCACCCGGAAGCCGGCGTTGCGCTGCGCGGCTCCTTCCTGATCGACAAAGACGGTGTGGTACGTGCTCAGGTAGTTAACGACCTGCCAATCGGCCGTAACATCGACGAAATGATCCGTACCGTTGACGCACTGCAATTCCACGAGCAACACGGCGAAGTGTGCCCGGCTCAGTGGGAAAAAGGCAAAGCGGGCATGGGCGCATCACCAGACGGCGTAGCTAAATACCTGTCCGAAAACGCTTCCAAGCTGTAA
- a CDS encoding ACP phosphodiesterase, translating into MNFLAHLHLAMLADSSLLGNLLADFVRGNPAGEYAPEVVAGIMMHRRVDVLTDSLPQVKACRDYFSEQHRRVAPITLDVVWDHFLARHWQQLEPSVSLHGFTQQARSQIVPHLSATPPRFQNLNGYLWPERWLERYAELPFIANVLAGMASRRPRLGALAGSFADVESHYHQLEIQFWQFYPQMMQQAKDKKL; encoded by the coding sequence ATGAATTTTCTCGCTCATCTCCATTTGGCCATGCTGGCGGACAGCTCGCTGCTGGGCAACCTGCTGGCGGACTTCGTGCGCGGCAATCCGGCCGGCGAGTACGCCCCCGAGGTGGTGGCCGGCATCATGATGCACCGCCGCGTTGACGTACTGACCGACAGCCTGCCGCAGGTAAAAGCCTGCCGCGACTACTTCAGCGAACAACATCGCCGCGTTGCGCCGATCACCCTCGACGTCGTGTGGGACCACTTTCTGGCGCGTCACTGGCAGCAGCTGGAGCCCTCGGTCAGCCTGCACGGCTTCACCCAGCAAGCGCGCAGCCAGATCGTGCCGCACCTGTCGGCGACGCCGCCGCGCTTTCAGAACCTGAACGGCTATCTGTGGCCGGAGCGCTGGCTGGAGCGTTATGCCGAGCTGCCGTTCATCGCCAACGTGCTGGCGGGCATGGCGAGCCGGCGGCCGCGTCTCGGTGCGCTGGCGGGATCTTTCGCCGACGTAGAGAGCCACTATCATCAGCTTGAAATACAGTTCTGGCAGTTTTACCCGCAGATGATGCAGCAGGCGAAAGACAAAAAGCTCTAA